One genomic region from Leptolyngbyaceae cyanobacterium JSC-12 encodes:
- a CDS encoding peroxiredoxin (IMG reference gene:2510096399~PFAM: C-terminal domain of 1-Cys peroxiredoxin; AhpC/TSA family), protein MALQLGDTVPNFKQQTSEGEIDFYEWAGDSWVVLFSHPADYTPVCTTELGEVAKLKPEFDKRNVKVIALSVDDTDSHRGWINDINETQNTTVNYPIIADADKSVSDLYGMIHPNANAKVTVRTVFVIDPQKKLRLTLTYPPSTGRNFEEILRVIDSLQLTDNYGVATPVNWKDGDDVVVVPSIPTEEAKQKFPKGVTEVKPYLRMTPQPNK, encoded by the coding sequence ATGGCTCTCCAATTAGGCGATACGGTACCAAACTTCAAACAGCAAACCTCTGAAGGTGAAATCGATTTCTACGAATGGGCTGGCGACAGCTGGGTTGTCTTGTTTTCTCACCCTGCTGACTATACCCCCGTTTGCACCACGGAACTTGGCGAAGTCGCCAAACTCAAACCTGAGTTTGATAAGCGTAATGTTAAAGTGATCGCACTTAGCGTGGACGATACCGACTCTCATCGAGGTTGGATCAACGACATCAACGAAACTCAAAATACTACCGTCAACTATCCCATCATTGCGGATGCTGATAAATCAGTGTCCGACCTGTACGGCATGATCCACCCCAACGCTAATGCCAAGGTGACGGTGCGTACCGTGTTTGTGATCGATCCCCAGAAGAAACTGCGCCTGACGCTAACCTATCCTCCCAGCACCGGACGCAACTTTGAAGAAATCCTGCGTGTAATTGATTCACTGCAACTGACCGATAATTATGGCGTTGCTACTCCTGTCAACTGGAAAGACGGTGATGATGTAGTCGTTGTCCCTTCTATTCCTACCGAAGAGGCAAAGCAGAAGTTTCCTAAGGGCGTGACTGAGGTGAAGCCTTATCTGCGCATGACCCCTCAACCTAATAAATAA
- a CDS encoding Fe-S oxidoreductase (IMG reference gene:2510096398~PFAM: Radical SAM superfamily; B12 binding domain), giving the protein MKALLLWPIMPNSFWSYQETLDMAGLRATNPPLGLITVAALLPPTWELRFYDRNVCEETDADWEWCGLVIISAMIIQKQDFYSLIQKALSLGKKVAVGGPYPTSYPEVALEAGAQYLILDEGECTIPLFVEAIERGDESGIFRSAEKPDITETPIARYDLLDLNAYLAITVQFSRGCPFQCEFCDIINLYGRKPRTKTPEQMLREFETLYNLGWRRYIFVVDDNFIGNKRNAKVFLRELIPWMEAHHYPFKLITEASLNLAEDDELIELMVKAGFVLVFMGIETPDVDSLVGINKIQNTRQALIASCHKITRAGLQIMSGFIMGFDHEKPGAGDRIRNFIQDTGIPQGQFSLLQALQNTAMWNRLKQEGRLKDGLGTFHQGAIMNFVPTRPVEEITREYIDAFWEIYSPGPYLKRTFRHFMMMSGWRGKSDRPITAAERQLFWKLLWRQGVVRSVRLRFWWQLAVIALRKPRLLSEYLATLGIGEHFFNYRYEVRTQLEKQLETLKQMQLKHIEEDADRESIASSPQLTVPVR; this is encoded by the coding sequence ATGAAAGCATTACTGCTTTGGCCTATCATGCCTAATTCCTTTTGGTCCTATCAGGAAACTCTAGACATGGCAGGGCTACGAGCGACTAATCCGCCCCTGGGCTTAATTACCGTTGCCGCCTTACTACCGCCCACTTGGGAGTTGCGATTTTATGACCGTAATGTTTGCGAGGAAACTGACGCAGATTGGGAGTGGTGCGGTCTGGTAATTATCTCGGCAATGATCATTCAAAAGCAGGATTTTTATTCTCTTATTCAAAAAGCGTTATCGCTGGGTAAAAAAGTCGCAGTTGGTGGTCCTTATCCCACCTCTTATCCAGAAGTTGCCTTGGAAGCAGGCGCTCAATACCTGATTCTGGATGAGGGAGAATGCACCATTCCCTTATTTGTAGAAGCCATTGAACGAGGCGACGAAAGCGGGATCTTTCGCTCAGCAGAAAAACCCGACATAACAGAAACCCCGATTGCCCGCTATGACCTGCTCGATCTCAACGCCTATCTTGCCATCACGGTTCAATTCTCACGCGGTTGTCCATTCCAGTGTGAATTTTGCGACATCATTAACCTGTATGGGCGTAAACCTCGTACCAAAACCCCAGAACAGATGCTGAGAGAATTTGAAACACTCTACAACCTGGGCTGGCGGCGTTATATTTTCGTAGTGGATGACAACTTTATTGGTAACAAGCGCAACGCTAAAGTCTTCTTGCGGGAATTAATTCCCTGGATGGAAGCGCATCATTATCCCTTTAAGCTGATTACCGAAGCCTCCTTAAATCTGGCAGAAGATGATGAACTGATTGAATTGATGGTTAAAGCTGGGTTTGTGCTCGTGTTCATGGGCATCGAAACACCTGATGTGGATAGCCTGGTTGGCATTAACAAAATCCAAAATACTCGCCAGGCTTTAATTGCTTCTTGCCACAAAATCACCCGTGCTGGGTTGCAAATCATGTCGGGCTTTATCATGGGGTTTGATCATGAAAAGCCAGGGGCTGGCGATCGCATTCGGAATTTCATTCAAGACACTGGCATTCCGCAGGGGCAATTCAGCCTATTGCAAGCGCTGCAAAATACCGCGATGTGGAATCGCCTTAAGCAAGAGGGACGATTAAAAGACGGACTAGGCACTTTCCATCAGGGTGCGATTATGAACTTTGTACCAACTCGTCCAGTAGAAGAAATTACGCGGGAATACATTGATGCCTTTTGGGAAATTTACTCACCCGGACCCTATCTCAAGCGCACCTTCCGCCACTTTATGATGATGAGCGGCTGGCGTGGCAAGAGCGATCGCCCGATTACCGCAGCAGAACGGCAACTTTTCTGGAAATTGCTTTGGCGACAGGGGGTTGTCCGTTCAGTTCGGTTGCGCTTTTGGTGGCAACTCGCTGTCATTGCCCTACGCAAGCCCCGCCTCCTGAGTGAATATCTCGCAACGTTAGGAATTGGGGAACATTTCTTCAACTATCGCTATGAAGTCAGAACGCAACTGGAAAAGCAGCTTGAAACCTTAAAACAAATGCAGCTAAAACACATAGAAGAGGATGCAGATCGAGAAAGTATCGCTTCATCTCCGCAACTAACCGTGCCAGTTCGCTAA